From the Anopheles stephensi strain Indian chromosome X, UCI_ANSTEP_V1.0, whole genome shotgun sequence genome, the window CGGTTTGCAGTGCACACAGTGCAGGGACTGGGACAAGGGGACGGACTCTCCTGTTTACTGCTCAATGCCGCTCTGGAAGGTGTCTTGCGAAGCGCAGGCACGATTTTAACCCAGTCTCACCAATTTCTTGGCTTCGCGGATGACATTGACATCTGCGACGCTGTGCGAGGCGTACCGCTGACTAAAATGCGAGGCCAATATTGAGGATTGGATTGAGGATCAATGCGCTGAAGGCAAAGTACCTGGAGGCTCTGACCGTCAAAGAGCACGACTCGGAAGCAGAGTATTGGTTGACGATACGGCCAGTGGAAGACACCaatcttttgtgtgtggagaaggagaatgagccacgagctagctgagctgtttggcaaTGCAAACATCCTGAGGGTTTTCCAAAGCCTGCTTAAGGCACGCGATGACTCATGACCAACCAGGAGCACGAGGCGTAGGAGGAGCACCGGGAGCTCGTTGGCTGAATCAAGTGAAGTCAGACCTGtgggagatcggatgcagccggaGACCATGTTTCCTGGACACTACTAGGCCTTGGTTTTTAGAGGTGCTCCATAGGAAGTAGGTAATGTGGATGGCAGGAAAGAAAGAGGAACATGATCTTCACAGGCGCATGTCATGTTGAAAAAGTTTGTGTGAAGCCTGCAGCAGGCTGGCAGTAGGACGCAGGTGATTCGCCTACCGACGAGATATAGCTGAGGTCCGGCTAAGATCTAACTACACTACCGAAGAACAGTGATTTAGATCTTGTTCATGCTCACTGCGATATTGTTCGACCAGGTCGAATGTCTGAAGGTGCCAATACCTGCGGTTGGGCCAAGGAAGCGGATCAAGCGAAACACACCgttttagaattttttttttacaataaacgtatcgttttattttactgATAAAGTTTGATCACAACAACAGATTCTTCTGCATACGACGCATgcacaccaccgtacagcACGCGTACCGGCGAGGTATGTGTGGGTTGTGTGCATCCGTTAGTCCTAATTACAAGGGAAAAGGGAGGAATGGGTATAGGGGGAGTGGGGTGGGTTAGCAACACACGGCAGTGCGACTAGTACACCGCAACAGTAgtaatgatttatttgaaatcCAATGCTACGAAGGTACGTAAACTAAATAGGCGAACGTGGGAAGCATGGCCCCGTCGTAGTAAGGCCGGAGCGCATTCCTCGCATCACTCACCAGCGTGTTATGATAAAGCAAAATGTTTAGGCagaatagtaataataatcataataataCACGTGAAAAGCGTTTGGTCGGCCGGCAAATACAGTTAACAATCCTGCATCGATTGCATGTAAAAGTTGCCGTACACCTCCAGGTTGTGTGTTACGATCCGCTTGAACTGGCGCACCAGCTCAACCGTTGCCTCACAGTAGTCGCGGAAGATGACCGGATAGGAGGCGCTTTCCTCCCGTTCCGCCATCACGAACGACTTCATGTACAGCATCAGCTTGCGCCAGACAATGTCGTACACGGACATGTTCGGTTCGATGCTAAGGATCTGTGTCTTGAGCGCAAGCTTCGTGTCCTCCGTAACGGTGGCATCATCCCCACCGGCCGTCGATTGGTTGGCACCGTCCCCGGCAATGCTAACCAGCACCTGCATCCAGAGGCTTTCGAGCAGTTCCTTCAGCACCACCTTGCCCGGGTAATCCGCGCTCAGGATGGTCAGCTTGGCGGCCAGATCGCTGCGGCGCTTCGAATGGTTGGCGAGCGACGGTACGGCGGCACACGTTAGCTGCATCACGGTGGCGCAGGTACTCAGCCGCAACGCCGTCTCCCGCAGCTCCACCATACGCTCCTGGTCCAGCTTGAGCAGCTCCGGGAAGGGGTGGTTCGATTCGGGCTGCAAAAATTCTTGGTACGCATCAATGTAATAGTCCGGCAGCTGCACATCACGCAGCCGAACCGTACGGGCCggcgcaccaccaccaccagcagcttcCTCCCCCTCGCCCGGCTTGTCCGCCTTCGTTGCAGGGTTGTAGCGCTTGAGCCACTCCATGGTGGCCGGGAAGTTATTGCCACAGACTGCCTGCAGCTCGGCAAACTTTTTACGCTCGTACTCGACGGAGTACTGCACGAACTGGGCACGGGTCGTGGCCAGCACAAAGTTCGCCATGTCCAGCTTCATCCGGTCCAGCACCTCCATTATGCCGCGCAGCTGCTTGATCGGTTCGGTTTCACGCTTGAGGGCCGCGATCTCCGCGTCCCGTGCCGGACAGCACGCCATACCCATGATTTTCATGATGAACTGTGCATTGTGCTCCAGCACCGCACTACCATGCTCGTCCGCCAGCTGGCGCACACTGTTCTCGTTCAGCACCACCATGATCGCGCTGAGCGCATTGTCATTGTTGCCCCGCAGCAGCGAGATGAACGTTTGCTTaatgtccagcagcagctgtatGACCATCGTGTAGACGGGCGGCGTTTGGGTAAGCTCCGCCCGCAACAGATCCCAGTACGCGTCCCGGACCGTTTGCTGCACCGTGTACACGGGCATATCGGGCTTCGGCGGTTTCAGCTGAAACTTATCGTTGATAGCAATTTCGTGCACCAGCGCCATATCCTCCAGCGAACGTTCCAGGTCGGACAGGTGGACAAACTTTTCCGGCTCACCGTCGGTGGCCGGCATTACGAACCCGATCGCGCTCGCATTTTCCGCATTCAGATTCGCGTCCTTCATCAGCTGTGCCACCACATCGACGATCCGCTTTTTGTCATCCTCGCCGATCGGGATTTCCTCCTTCTTCATCCGGGCGTCACGACTGGGAGCACGTGGGGCAGGCCGCAAACAATTGCATTCGAAATTAGGATTTGAAGTTCCGTTTGTAGGAAGTGAACGTTAAACAGCACAACGTATACACCTACCCGGTATTGTCTGGCATGCTGGTGGTAAATGCAATTATTCCCCCTCTGGCGATAGGCTACGGAAGCTGGCGTTTGATTTCGGGTGTTCGGGGGGCctcctaaaaataaaaccccaaaaaaaaaacggttacaAACCATTAGGTGAGGGTGCAGAAACGCACAGTGATAACCAGTTTACGTTACAACCAACTCCAATGTAACATGTTGCTAGTAACCGATTAATAATGTATGAAAAGCGGTCTCGCAACTTCGTAAAACCCGCGGCGCAACGCAACGTGCGGGCCAGGATGTCCTACAAAGCTAAAAACAAACTGCATTACTTTACTTTTGCATTACATAACTTATATTACAGCTCGGAGAGAGTTTTGGTGTGGAGTTCGTTCCGACTCGACCGAAAACTTTTATTTGTGCCTGTGGTGCCGTTGCGTTGGGAAAAGGTAACAGTGCCCACCAACGGACCCATTCGACCGTTTGCTTTGGTTGCTGGTGTTGCAATTATGAGCGCGGATTCGGAGCCACGATTACAACATCGAAAGtaggtttatttttaaatgttacattgtgttggggggggggacgCCGTGGCGGGGCAACACAAATTTTCGCagggtgcgtgcgtgcgtgctttTGGAAAATGTGTCATCTGTGCAACCCTGCACAACTTGCATCGAGAAGATACGGAGCCGATGTTTAGCAACACCAGCATTGTGGTGGTAGGTGGTGGTCTGCACAACACTTCTTCCGGGTTCGAGTCGCAGTTGTCTCGTTACCATGGGAACGAAACAGAGACAATGGAGTACGTCCATGGCTGCGCGATTCACTGCAATTTCCATATAAGGCATGAACCAGAGGGGGTAGTAGAAGCTACGCATCTCCTTTTGTGCTTTCGGACAATGTTTTTGATCGGTTGATCGGTTGAAGTACCGTCTCGAGCCACCCCAATCAGTGCCGCTAATTAAAAGCGAAAGCGATTGGGCGAAAGTTGAGAATTGAGAAATTTACACCAAATTCCGAACGCCCTTCCTAACAACGCTTATGGTCCAGACACCGAGCAACAGGGAAGGATTTGAAAATGCGTATTTAGCTgcgcaacacaaacaaacccaatggggtggggggagggagggcgATCGACTGGCAGAGACAAAAACACGACACAACACTGCAATATTTACACGAAACCTACGAGAAGTTACTGGTATCTGGTAAGCACCAACACGATAAACCACCGTCAAGATTGTCGCTTCTTCCTGGGTGGTATGGTAAAATTCCTAGCTTTCTGACCATCCACCCACTGTTGCTTAAAACAAAGAAACTCGTCTACAAGGGTATTGCTCTCGCTCTTACCAGCTGAACACTTAATTTTGTTGacctcacacactcacaacacgcACTCACACTGCAACGGCAGGGTAGCGTACTTTGAACGATTGTTTGCAACTAACACCATGAACGGGCACCTTTCTCGTTTATATAGCAAACCATCACGGAACA encodes:
- the LOC118506168 gene encoding T-complex protein 11-like protein 1, with the translated sequence MPDNTGRDARMKKEEIPIGEDDKKRIVDVVAQLMKDANLNAENASAIGFVMPATDGEPEKFVHLSDLERSLEDMALVHEIAINDKFQLKPPKPDMPVYTVQQTVRDAYWDLLRAELTQTPPVYTMVIQLLLDIKQTFISLLRGNNDNALSAIMVVLNENSVRQLADEHGSAVLEHNAQFIMKIMGMACCPARDAEIAALKRETEPIKQLRGIMEVLDRMKLDMANFVLATTRAQFVQYSVEYERKKFAELQAVCGNNFPATMEWLKRYNPATKADKPGEGEEAAGGGGAPARTVRLRDVQLPDYYIDAYQEFLQPESNHPFPELLKLDQERMVELRETALRLSTCATVMQLTCAAVPSLANHSKRRSDLAAKLTILSADYPGKVVLKELLESLWMQVLVSIAGDGANQSTAGGDDATVTEDTKLALKTQILSIEPNMSVYDIVWRKLMLYMKSFVMAEREESASYPVIFRDYCEATVELVRQFKRIVTHNLEVYGNFYMQSMQDC